In Colias croceus chromosome 26, ilColCroc2.1, one DNA window encodes the following:
- the LOC123703549 gene encoding trehalase-like isoform X4, giving the protein MKWLSFLLLVAAVRADRSKLPPTCDSMIYCHGPLLDTVQMAGLYNDSKTFVDMKIKLSPNITMEHFHQMMNRTGSRPTKADILEFVNQNFDPEGSEFEDWRPTDWKDNPAFLDRIKDPLLHQWASDLNKLWLELGRKMKDDVKLNQDLYSIIYVDNPFIVPGGRFREFYYWDSYWIIKGLLLSEMRSTAKGMVSNFLDVVDRIGFIPNGGRIYYKMRSQPPLLIPMVKLIYDDSSDLEYLRMHIHTLDREFDYWVTNHTVEFKHEGQTVKLWRYTDQSQGPRPESYKEDIDCAKHFDTEDKKEELYAELKAAAESGWDFSSRWFILNGTNKGNLTNLKTRSIIPVDLNAIMCWNAQLMSEFHALLGNTDKAGYYRNVHAEMLDAIEKVLWHEDVGVWLDFSLESGRRRDYFYPSNIAPLWTGCYDKARKEYYVNRVINYLDKVKVDIFEGGIPTTFEHSGEQWDYPNAWPPLQYIFVVGLDSTGLPEAKRLANEIATKWVRSNFEVWKQKTAMLEKYDATIFGGYGGGGEYVLQTGFGWTNGVVMALLNRYGADAFGASGVLPAAVGSGSVLTALLAVFASLAAGALG; this is encoded by the exons ATGAAGTGGTTAAGTTTTCTGCTTCTGGTGGCGGCTGTGCGCGCTGACCGGAGTAAACTACCTCCTACTTGTGATAG TATGATATATTGCCATGGGCCCTTGCTGGACACGGTGCAAATGGCGGGTCTGTACAATGACTCCAAAACCTTCGTAGATATGAAAATCAAGCTGTCTCCGAACATCACTATGGAGCACTTCCATCAAATGATGAACAG GACAGGATCCCGACCGACCAAGGCTGATATTTTAGAGTTTGTCAATCAAAACTTCGATCCCGAAGGCTCAGAGTTTGAAGACTGGAGACCTACGGACTGGAAGGATAACCCTG CGTTCCTAGACAGAATAAAGGACCCATTGCTGCACCAATGGGCGTCAGATCTGAACAAATTGTGGTTGGAACTGGGCAGGAAGATGAAGGATGACGTCAAACTTAACCAGGATCTGTATTCTATTATCTATGTGGATAACCCTTTTATTGTGCCTG GTGGTCGTTTCCGTGAATTCTACTATTGGGACTCGTATTGGATTATAAAAGGTCTCCTTCTATCTGAAATGCGTTCCACTGCTAAGGGAATGGTGTCTAATTTCCTGGATGTCGTCGATCGGATCGGTTTTATACCTAATGGGGGCagaatttattataagatgag aTCACAACCCCCGCTCCTGATTCCAATGGTGAAGTTAATATATGACGATTCGTCTGATCTCGAATATCTAAGGATGCACATTCACACCCTAGATAGAGAATTTGATTATTGGGTAACCAATCACACAGTGGAGTTCAAACATGAAGGACAAAC GGTTAAACTATGGAGGTATACTGATCAATCTCAAGGCCCAAGGCCGGAAAGTTACAAAGAAGACATCGATTGTGCTAA gcaTTTCGATACAGAAGACAAGAAAGAAGAATTGTATGCTGAGTTAAAAGCGGCAGCGGAATCTGGGTGGGACTTTTCATCTAGATGGTTTATTCTTAATGGAACTAATAAAG GTAACCTAACAAATCTCAAAACCAGGTCTATAATACCAGTAGACCTAAATGCTATAATGTGTTGGAACGCACAACTAATGTCGGAATTCCACGCACTACTGGGAAATACAGACAAAGCCGGGTACTATAGGAATGTGCATGCGGAGATGTTGGACGCGATTGAAaag GTATTATGGCACGAAGACGTCGGTGTCTGGCTGGATTTCAGTCTAGAATCTGGCAGGCGCAGGGATTACTTCTATCCGTCTAACATAGCGCCTCTATGGACTGGCTGCTATGATAAAGCCAGGAAAGAGTACTATGTGAACCGGGTCATCAATTATTTGGATAAAGTAAAG GTGGACATATTCGAAGGTGGTATCCCCACGACCTTCGAGCACTCTGGTGAACAATGGGACTACCCCAACGCGTGGCCCCCACTCCAGTACATCTTCGTGGTGGGGCTCGACAGCACCGGTCTACCTGAAGCCAAGAGATTGGCCAATGAAATCGCTACTAAATGGGTCAGATCGAACTTTGAAGTGTGGAAGCAGAAAACCGCTATGTTGGAAAAG TACGACGCAACGATTTTCGGCGGCTACGGGGGTGGGGGTGAATACGTGCTACAAACCGGTTTTGGCTGGACCAATGGGGTTGTTATGGCACTGCTTAATCGATATGgag CGGACGCGTTCGGCGCGAGCGGCGTGCTGCCCGCCGCCGTCGGCTCCGGCAGCGTGCTCACTGCGCTGCTGGCTGTATTTGCGTCACTAGCTGCGGGGGCGTTAGGGTGA
- the LOC123703549 gene encoding trehalase-like isoform X3 — protein sequence MKWLSFLLLVAAVRADRSKLPPTCDSMIYCHGPLLDTVQMAGLYNDSKTFVDMKIKLSPNITMEHFHQMMNRTGSRPTKADILEFVNQNFDPEGSEFEDWRPTDWKDNPAFLDRIKDPLLHQWASDLNKLWLELGRKMKDDVKLNQDLYSIIYVDNPFIVPGGRFREFYYWDSYWIIKGLLLSEMRSTAKGMVSNFLDVVDRIGFIPNGGRIYYKMRSQPPLLIPMVKLIYDDSSDLEYLRMHIHTLDREFDYWVTNHTVEFKHEGQTVKLWRYTDQSQGPRPESYKEDIDCAKHFDTEDKKEELYAELKAAAESGWDFSSRWFILNGTNKGNLTNLKTRSIIPVDLNAIMCWNAQLMSEFHALLGNTDKAGYYRNVHAEMLDAIEKVLWHEDVGVWLDFSLESGRRRDYFYPSNIAPLWTGCYDKARKEYYVNRVINYLDKVKVDIFEGGIPTTFEHSGEQWDYPNAWPPLQYIFVVGLDSTGLPEAKRLANEIATKWVRSNFEVWKQKTAMLEKYDATIFGGYGGGGEYVLQTGFGWTNGVVMALLNRYGDTLYAADAFGASGVLPAAVGSGSVLTALLAVFASLAAGALG from the exons ATGAAGTGGTTAAGTTTTCTGCTTCTGGTGGCGGCTGTGCGCGCTGACCGGAGTAAACTACCTCCTACTTGTGATAG TATGATATATTGCCATGGGCCCTTGCTGGACACGGTGCAAATGGCGGGTCTGTACAATGACTCCAAAACCTTCGTAGATATGAAAATCAAGCTGTCTCCGAACATCACTATGGAGCACTTCCATCAAATGATGAACAG GACAGGATCCCGACCGACCAAGGCTGATATTTTAGAGTTTGTCAATCAAAACTTCGATCCCGAAGGCTCAGAGTTTGAAGACTGGAGACCTACGGACTGGAAGGATAACCCTG CGTTCCTAGACAGAATAAAGGACCCATTGCTGCACCAATGGGCGTCAGATCTGAACAAATTGTGGTTGGAACTGGGCAGGAAGATGAAGGATGACGTCAAACTTAACCAGGATCTGTATTCTATTATCTATGTGGATAACCCTTTTATTGTGCCTG GTGGTCGTTTCCGTGAATTCTACTATTGGGACTCGTATTGGATTATAAAAGGTCTCCTTCTATCTGAAATGCGTTCCACTGCTAAGGGAATGGTGTCTAATTTCCTGGATGTCGTCGATCGGATCGGTTTTATACCTAATGGGGGCagaatttattataagatgag aTCACAACCCCCGCTCCTGATTCCAATGGTGAAGTTAATATATGACGATTCGTCTGATCTCGAATATCTAAGGATGCACATTCACACCCTAGATAGAGAATTTGATTATTGGGTAACCAATCACACAGTGGAGTTCAAACATGAAGGACAAAC GGTTAAACTATGGAGGTATACTGATCAATCTCAAGGCCCAAGGCCGGAAAGTTACAAAGAAGACATCGATTGTGCTAA gcaTTTCGATACAGAAGACAAGAAAGAAGAATTGTATGCTGAGTTAAAAGCGGCAGCGGAATCTGGGTGGGACTTTTCATCTAGATGGTTTATTCTTAATGGAACTAATAAAG GTAACCTAACAAATCTCAAAACCAGGTCTATAATACCAGTAGACCTAAATGCTATAATGTGTTGGAACGCACAACTAATGTCGGAATTCCACGCACTACTGGGAAATACAGACAAAGCCGGGTACTATAGGAATGTGCATGCGGAGATGTTGGACGCGATTGAAaag GTATTATGGCACGAAGACGTCGGTGTCTGGCTGGATTTCAGTCTAGAATCTGGCAGGCGCAGGGATTACTTCTATCCGTCTAACATAGCGCCTCTATGGACTGGCTGCTATGATAAAGCCAGGAAAGAGTACTATGTGAACCGGGTCATCAATTATTTGGATAAAGTAAAG GTGGACATATTCGAAGGTGGTATCCCCACGACCTTCGAGCACTCTGGTGAACAATGGGACTACCCCAACGCGTGGCCCCCACTCCAGTACATCTTCGTGGTGGGGCTCGACAGCACCGGTCTACCTGAAGCCAAGAGATTGGCCAATGAAATCGCTACTAAATGGGTCAGATCGAACTTTGAAGTGTGGAAGCAGAAAACCGCTATGTTGGAAAAG TACGACGCAACGATTTTCGGCGGCTACGGGGGTGGGGGTGAATACGTGCTACAAACCGGTTTTGGCTGGACCAATGGGGTTGTTATGGCACTGCTTAATCGATATGgag ATACGTTATACGCAGCGGACGCGTTCGGCGCGAGCGGCGTGCTGCCCGCCGCCGTCGGCTCCGGCAGCGTGCTCACTGCGCTGCTGGCTGTATTTGCGTCACTAGCTGCGGGGGCGTTAGGGTGA
- the LOC123703549 gene encoding trehalase-like isoform X2: protein MKWLSFLLLVAAVRADRSKLPPTCDSMIYCHGPLLDTVQMAGLYNDSKTFVDMKIKLSPNITMEHFHQMMNRTGSRPTKADILEFVNQNFDPEGSEFEDWRPTDWKDNPAFLDRIKDPLLHQWASDLNKLWLELGRKMKDDVKLNQDLYSIIYVDNPFIVPGGRFREFYYWDSYWIIKGLLLSEMRSTAKGMVSNFLDVVDRIGFIPNGGRIYYKMRSQPPLLIPMVKLIYDDSSDLEYLRMHIHTLDREFDYWVTNHTVEFKHEGQTVKLWRYTDQSQGPRPESYKEDIDCAKHFDTEDKKEELYAELKAAAESGWDFSSRWFILNGTNKGNLTNLKTRSIIPVDLNAIMCWNAQLMSEFHALLGNTDKAGYYRNVHAEMLDAIEKVLWHEDVGVWLDFSLESGRRRDYFYPSNIAPLWTGCYDKARKEYYVNRVINYLDKVKVDIFEGGIPTTFEHSGEQWDYPNAWPPLQYIFVVGLDSTGLPEAKRLANEIATKWVRSNFEVWKQKTAMLEKYDATIFGGYGGGGEYVLQTGFGWTNGVVMALLNRYGADAFGASGVLPAAVGSGSVLTALLAVFASLAAGALGLLVYKRRKDYTPLVSGEDLKLLSRRPYTELRSLNGTSDPRQR, encoded by the exons ATGAAGTGGTTAAGTTTTCTGCTTCTGGTGGCGGCTGTGCGCGCTGACCGGAGTAAACTACCTCCTACTTGTGATAG TATGATATATTGCCATGGGCCCTTGCTGGACACGGTGCAAATGGCGGGTCTGTACAATGACTCCAAAACCTTCGTAGATATGAAAATCAAGCTGTCTCCGAACATCACTATGGAGCACTTCCATCAAATGATGAACAG GACAGGATCCCGACCGACCAAGGCTGATATTTTAGAGTTTGTCAATCAAAACTTCGATCCCGAAGGCTCAGAGTTTGAAGACTGGAGACCTACGGACTGGAAGGATAACCCTG CGTTCCTAGACAGAATAAAGGACCCATTGCTGCACCAATGGGCGTCAGATCTGAACAAATTGTGGTTGGAACTGGGCAGGAAGATGAAGGATGACGTCAAACTTAACCAGGATCTGTATTCTATTATCTATGTGGATAACCCTTTTATTGTGCCTG GTGGTCGTTTCCGTGAATTCTACTATTGGGACTCGTATTGGATTATAAAAGGTCTCCTTCTATCTGAAATGCGTTCCACTGCTAAGGGAATGGTGTCTAATTTCCTGGATGTCGTCGATCGGATCGGTTTTATACCTAATGGGGGCagaatttattataagatgag aTCACAACCCCCGCTCCTGATTCCAATGGTGAAGTTAATATATGACGATTCGTCTGATCTCGAATATCTAAGGATGCACATTCACACCCTAGATAGAGAATTTGATTATTGGGTAACCAATCACACAGTGGAGTTCAAACATGAAGGACAAAC GGTTAAACTATGGAGGTATACTGATCAATCTCAAGGCCCAAGGCCGGAAAGTTACAAAGAAGACATCGATTGTGCTAA gcaTTTCGATACAGAAGACAAGAAAGAAGAATTGTATGCTGAGTTAAAAGCGGCAGCGGAATCTGGGTGGGACTTTTCATCTAGATGGTTTATTCTTAATGGAACTAATAAAG GTAACCTAACAAATCTCAAAACCAGGTCTATAATACCAGTAGACCTAAATGCTATAATGTGTTGGAACGCACAACTAATGTCGGAATTCCACGCACTACTGGGAAATACAGACAAAGCCGGGTACTATAGGAATGTGCATGCGGAGATGTTGGACGCGATTGAAaag GTATTATGGCACGAAGACGTCGGTGTCTGGCTGGATTTCAGTCTAGAATCTGGCAGGCGCAGGGATTACTTCTATCCGTCTAACATAGCGCCTCTATGGACTGGCTGCTATGATAAAGCCAGGAAAGAGTACTATGTGAACCGGGTCATCAATTATTTGGATAAAGTAAAG GTGGACATATTCGAAGGTGGTATCCCCACGACCTTCGAGCACTCTGGTGAACAATGGGACTACCCCAACGCGTGGCCCCCACTCCAGTACATCTTCGTGGTGGGGCTCGACAGCACCGGTCTACCTGAAGCCAAGAGATTGGCCAATGAAATCGCTACTAAATGGGTCAGATCGAACTTTGAAGTGTGGAAGCAGAAAACCGCTATGTTGGAAAAG TACGACGCAACGATTTTCGGCGGCTACGGGGGTGGGGGTGAATACGTGCTACAAACCGGTTTTGGCTGGACCAATGGGGTTGTTATGGCACTGCTTAATCGATATGgag CGGACGCGTTCGGCGCGAGCGGCGTGCTGCCCGCCGCCGTCGGCTCCGGCAGCGTGCTCACTGCGCTGCTGGCTGTATTTGCGTCACTAGCTGCGGGGGCGTTAGG
- the LOC123703549 gene encoding trehalase-like isoform X1, which translates to MKWLSFLLLVAAVRADRSKLPPTCDSMIYCHGPLLDTVQMAGLYNDSKTFVDMKIKLSPNITMEHFHQMMNRTGSRPTKADILEFVNQNFDPEGSEFEDWRPTDWKDNPAFLDRIKDPLLHQWASDLNKLWLELGRKMKDDVKLNQDLYSIIYVDNPFIVPGGRFREFYYWDSYWIIKGLLLSEMRSTAKGMVSNFLDVVDRIGFIPNGGRIYYKMRSQPPLLIPMVKLIYDDSSDLEYLRMHIHTLDREFDYWVTNHTVEFKHEGQTVKLWRYTDQSQGPRPESYKEDIDCAKHFDTEDKKEELYAELKAAAESGWDFSSRWFILNGTNKGNLTNLKTRSIIPVDLNAIMCWNAQLMSEFHALLGNTDKAGYYRNVHAEMLDAIEKVLWHEDVGVWLDFSLESGRRRDYFYPSNIAPLWTGCYDKARKEYYVNRVINYLDKVKVDIFEGGIPTTFEHSGEQWDYPNAWPPLQYIFVVGLDSTGLPEAKRLANEIATKWVRSNFEVWKQKTAMLEKYDATIFGGYGGGGEYVLQTGFGWTNGVVMALLNRYGDTLYAADAFGASGVLPAAVGSGSVLTALLAVFASLAAGALGLLVYKRRKDYTPLVSGEDLKLLSRRPYTELRSLNGTSDPRQR; encoded by the exons ATGAAGTGGTTAAGTTTTCTGCTTCTGGTGGCGGCTGTGCGCGCTGACCGGAGTAAACTACCTCCTACTTGTGATAG TATGATATATTGCCATGGGCCCTTGCTGGACACGGTGCAAATGGCGGGTCTGTACAATGACTCCAAAACCTTCGTAGATATGAAAATCAAGCTGTCTCCGAACATCACTATGGAGCACTTCCATCAAATGATGAACAG GACAGGATCCCGACCGACCAAGGCTGATATTTTAGAGTTTGTCAATCAAAACTTCGATCCCGAAGGCTCAGAGTTTGAAGACTGGAGACCTACGGACTGGAAGGATAACCCTG CGTTCCTAGACAGAATAAAGGACCCATTGCTGCACCAATGGGCGTCAGATCTGAACAAATTGTGGTTGGAACTGGGCAGGAAGATGAAGGATGACGTCAAACTTAACCAGGATCTGTATTCTATTATCTATGTGGATAACCCTTTTATTGTGCCTG GTGGTCGTTTCCGTGAATTCTACTATTGGGACTCGTATTGGATTATAAAAGGTCTCCTTCTATCTGAAATGCGTTCCACTGCTAAGGGAATGGTGTCTAATTTCCTGGATGTCGTCGATCGGATCGGTTTTATACCTAATGGGGGCagaatttattataagatgag aTCACAACCCCCGCTCCTGATTCCAATGGTGAAGTTAATATATGACGATTCGTCTGATCTCGAATATCTAAGGATGCACATTCACACCCTAGATAGAGAATTTGATTATTGGGTAACCAATCACACAGTGGAGTTCAAACATGAAGGACAAAC GGTTAAACTATGGAGGTATACTGATCAATCTCAAGGCCCAAGGCCGGAAAGTTACAAAGAAGACATCGATTGTGCTAA gcaTTTCGATACAGAAGACAAGAAAGAAGAATTGTATGCTGAGTTAAAAGCGGCAGCGGAATCTGGGTGGGACTTTTCATCTAGATGGTTTATTCTTAATGGAACTAATAAAG GTAACCTAACAAATCTCAAAACCAGGTCTATAATACCAGTAGACCTAAATGCTATAATGTGTTGGAACGCACAACTAATGTCGGAATTCCACGCACTACTGGGAAATACAGACAAAGCCGGGTACTATAGGAATGTGCATGCGGAGATGTTGGACGCGATTGAAaag GTATTATGGCACGAAGACGTCGGTGTCTGGCTGGATTTCAGTCTAGAATCTGGCAGGCGCAGGGATTACTTCTATCCGTCTAACATAGCGCCTCTATGGACTGGCTGCTATGATAAAGCCAGGAAAGAGTACTATGTGAACCGGGTCATCAATTATTTGGATAAAGTAAAG GTGGACATATTCGAAGGTGGTATCCCCACGACCTTCGAGCACTCTGGTGAACAATGGGACTACCCCAACGCGTGGCCCCCACTCCAGTACATCTTCGTGGTGGGGCTCGACAGCACCGGTCTACCTGAAGCCAAGAGATTGGCCAATGAAATCGCTACTAAATGGGTCAGATCGAACTTTGAAGTGTGGAAGCAGAAAACCGCTATGTTGGAAAAG TACGACGCAACGATTTTCGGCGGCTACGGGGGTGGGGGTGAATACGTGCTACAAACCGGTTTTGGCTGGACCAATGGGGTTGTTATGGCACTGCTTAATCGATATGgag ATACGTTATACGCAGCGGACGCGTTCGGCGCGAGCGGCGTGCTGCCCGCCGCCGTCGGCTCCGGCAGCGTGCTCACTGCGCTGCTGGCTGTATTTGCGTCACTAGCTGCGGGGGCGTTAGG